The Cicer arietinum cultivar CDC Frontier isolate Library 1 chromosome 1, Cicar.CDCFrontier_v2.0, whole genome shotgun sequence genome contains the following window.
CGTTAAGTCTGTGGGACTACACACATTTGGGAGATAAGGAAAAAAAGAGTTTGgtgaaatacattaaaaattaagggAGTACCTCCACACATCATGCAAACTATTACACAAGTTGACAGTTCGGTCAGCATCCACTGACATGAATGTCTGAATTTCTCCATTTGTGAATTTTGAACGCTCTGCTAGGTTTACATATAGACACTTGAAACGAAATCAAGCAATTTATATGTTATAGAATGAACATGCTAAATTATAGAAGCCATATAtgcattttattattatgaaaatctATAATTTCAGCATTTaccaacaaacaaaaaattagcaTACCTTCTCATAGATTAGAGTCATGATACTAGATCGCAGCTTTAGCTTCAGTTTGGAAAGACGAAAAGTATACTGTGTATCTAGAAAGGATCTAGACAAAAAATACACTGATTTATTGATAGCTACTGGTAAGTGCAGCAAAAAAGCattaaagaactaaaataaatccaTACAGATCCAACATAGGTTGCTCAAAGTCAGAGGGAATGCAAACATGAAAATATTGACTCATACAAGtaaaatgcattaaaaatatgtgTGTAATTTGTAGATTCATTAAGAGAATCTTTTCTCTTTTCTGTTCTACACATGGTTGCTTTCTATGACGGTTTGGATATCTGATTTGCAGAGATTGGATAGGTTTGTGGCAATTTAAGTAACAGACCCCATGTTTCTTTCAGTCTGTGCATTCTGGAGGCTACATAATCCTCCTACTAGTTGTACTCTTCCTTAACCAGTTCTAATAGAAGCTTAAGTTGTTAATGTGGAGGCCTGCCTATGAATGGTTTTATATATCGAACACACCaacataatttcattttatgttAAATCAAGATATTGAATATTTCATGGGTTTTCACTATGTTAGTTGCACAATTATGCAGGCATTATGCCAAATGAATACCAGACGAATGATAAGCAGTTAGTTAATCTATAGAATATCATTTCATACATTTTTATATAACTATCGATCAAATTGGTATCAGGTTTATTCAACTTTGAATGAGTTTTGAACAAATCAATCACCCATAGAGACGTTTCCATAAATATTTACTTTGAGAAAGTTCAGGATAAACCATCCACCGTAGAAGCAATATAAACAAGTAGTGTGAAGCCTAGAAACATAAAgcacaagaagaagaaaaacaaaaaacttactTCATTATTGATGTCAGACCCAAGGATAGTGCCAGTAAATACCCATCCCAACTTGCTGAACCTGAAAGACGTAATATAAAAATGGAACCACTTTTTGTATGTTTATGTCTGATAAGAAGCTGAAAAGATTTTTTCCCAAAAGGAAAGGAGGGATGTGACTATCATTGCTGTTTCAGTATTTCAATTGGCAGATAAAGTTATGTATCAAggattatgaaataaaaatattgttcacaaagAGATTAATATAATGAGAAGCATTTCAAATAAGAGAAGTAAAGCTAAAAGATGCAAGCCAAAGTATTAATGATCACAAACAAAAACTATTCCTTGTTGCAAGACCTTGTTGAAGAAACTTGATCAGCTTATTGAGAAGCAACGGTCCCGCAAAACCAATACAATCATTTATCACCTGGAAGAATTTCAAATACTTTGTAGTTCTAGAgcacaaaatataatataagaaaatataattagatTATAATTTTGGTTTCTTCATGGGAAAGGAAACTGTGATTTGGTATATAAATAGAGAAGGTGCAAGCTTcaacattttatcaatttagaTTTATCTACCACGGGTGGAAACTGTGATTTGGTAGAAAAATACCTTCAATAAACCAAGGCAGAGATATGGCCATCCATATGCACTACAGAGTGCTCTAAGCAAGGAAGGGTTAGAGCCATTATTACTCAATTGAGCTCGCCAATTGGACAATATTATATCATGACAGAAAGAAGGACCCATATCAGGTAGTAGCGGCAGCAGATCTTCAGAGTCTAATTGCTTTAGCACACCCTGATTCATTACTGGACTTATGAATTTGAAAGTCATCAAATCCCAAAAGTTTCCATTATTTACCTTCAGAAAGAAAGGTTAAAAGAGTCAACGTCAACTGATGAGGACATATCAAtcttaaatattgaaataaaaaaacagaGGTGAGAATTAGACGCCAAAGGAGTTATATTTTGCTTCAAAAATAGGCCAGACATGTAATTGTCTATTacgaaaattaaaattttcaaaattattaaacaaCTTGAACAAGATAATATTCTACACGAAACACTAGCTCAAGGGAAATGCATGCAGCCTTTTTCAACTTCagatttttggaaaataaacCTGTCAACTTTCAATTTAGCAATTAATTATCAAGTTTGAGAAATGTTTTCAactgactttttttttaatcttttttggTTAGTAAATTGTATTCGCATCACTCTTAGTTAAAAACTTCAGCTGTCGACCCAGAAATTGATTCCATGTTAAAAATTTCATACTTTGAAAACGACATATCGAAAATTAGCAATTTCTTCAAAGATAAGCTAACTACTCAGACAATTTTCAAGGTGAGGAATGTCAACGGTGAAAGTTGAAAGTTTATGACTACATTGAAAATCCACAAGTTCGACAATAGTTTTGTAAATTTCCCCTCAACAGTGCCACTCTTCAATGCGTAAACAAAACAGCATGCAAGAATTAAATTGtattcaaatttaataataatagccTGGCATATATATGAGAAAATAATCATCTTAACTTAAGTGAGAAACAAAGTTTGAGAAGAGAGTTACAATTGACAACATGTACTTACAAAATCATGATTTCCACCTTCCTCAAGGTCCCCTCCATTGGCAAGAAGTGGATCTTccaataaactaaaattatgacAGCAGATTCAGTCAAGAGCTTTCAATGTACTTCGGAAGCAAAACATATATTACATTTACTAAATGACGTTGACAATCAAATGAATTCACTTTACTTGGTACCACTACAAGATCATATCCTTTTGAATAAGTGGTAAGCAGAATGAAATGTAATGCATCCTGCACACTAGGATAGCTAGGCATCAAGCATGGCCGACAGTTTATAAGGAAAGTACATGAGCTTAACTTAAGTAACTTGTGTATGTAAAAGAGAGATATCAGTTCAACCaccttttaaaatttcattaatgtTTATTGATGACTGCCAATGAGATATGTAACAATGGTCGGGCGGTATATACCTGCTTTTGGAAGATAATCTCTTTATCCTGATCACATTGATAACTATGCCAAATGAGATATTCGAGAGAACAACTAAAGTTTCAATGATGCATACTGAAACCTGAAATGAAATTTATGTCAAATTTTTCACATCTAACATATGGTATAAGATTTATTTGAAGATGAATAAATATTAactagtaataatttaataaaggtAAACTTGGAATGCCCATAAAAGATATAAGCGAGAAACTAATAGCACCTCCAATGATGGAAACTTTGTTATCAAATGGAAAATTCCCAATATTGGTTTCAGAATCCACCAGAAACATAAGACACGGTTGAAGACTATGCAATGACTGCTTGCACACTTTGTGAAGAGAATGATATTTGCCTACATATTGGCATAAGTGGAGATTTAGATCACAAGAAATCAAATGCATTAAAATCTTCAGAACATTGAAGCTGATATCTAAAAATTAGAAAACTTACCCACACCAACAACTCAGAACAGCTACAGAACAACTTATGATATTCAACAAAGTGGCCATCTTGTTCTTTCTTCAGCAGAAAAATTATTTCACAAACTGAAAAACATGCTCCAATGACTGGTACAAAATCCAGAACAAATTTCTCTGGAAGAGTCGTCTGTTTATTCATTTCAAAAGCATTAAATAAGGATTTAATTATCTCAGTTACATACTAATACTATACTACATAGATTAATCGTGGGGATACTAATAACTTGTTCTTGCATGATCTAGACAATTTCGACAAAGCCTGACAATTAATTGAAAATCTATGAGCTGGATTACTATATAGAACACACTTCAGAGTATCACTTTTCACCAAGGATATAGCAGTTGAAGGCTTGCACATAACCGTTTTCCGGGTATAAAACAGGGCATATTACGAATTTTCAACATGTTTCTTTGTAGTTGTGTTTTAGTTCCTTCTCAAAATGCTAAAGATCACAAGATCAGCTACTACCTGAGCATCTGATCTCTGAGCTCTTCGACCACCAATCTTTTGTTCAAATCCAAGCACAGCGATCATAACAATAGTGACTATGTTCACTGCAAAACCTAAAACAGTAGGCATCATTAAGGAAAATCAATTCATACAACGGGGAAAAATCATCGGTGCATTAACTTAAAACTAGAATCTAAAAATCAATAAGGATATATATCTTCAAAACACTCAGAGAATCCTTTTCCATCCCACACCTGTAAACCAAGACAAGAAAAATGTGCAAATCATTATGAGAGTGCAGAGAACTTTCATGATCTTAAATGCTGTAACAAATCTAATATTTCTTTACTttaagacaaatattttcaGTGTCCCATAAAAAATTTAGTAGCTGAAGTTGCATGTTCAGCAAAGTAAAGTAAATTCTGGAATCAATTGAAATGCAGAAACAGATTCGGAATCACGCGACTCTTTGATTATATAATCTCAAAACTCCACCAACATTTTTGTAAAAGCGTTAAGAAATCATCAGGCCTAGGTTTTAGTGGTAAACAGAATATGATAAGTGTGACTTGCATTTTCACCAGAAATGTAGTTTGATATAATTCATGAAATAGTTATTGAGTaagatgaaaatgaatttaCGTTATAGTTAACGTTAGAATTTGGAAAAATTTGACAAGTTAAAAGGTGGCGGTTAAGTGTGATGATTGTTGGTTTGGTTACTTTTTCGTTGTTACgaatgaatgaataaaagaGTTGAAAATGGTAATGGTAAGGGATAGGTGGAAGAGATGCGTACAAATGGAGAATTAGGGCAAATTAGAGTGAAGAAATCGTccattgaaattgaaatggAATACAGAACGCAAGCACAACACAGAGCAAGGAAACGAAAGAGCAAAAGAAGAACAACTCcgtttgaatttaatttaatttaatttaatttacttgtGTTGTGGGGTtcagtttctttatagtttttACTTTACGATCTATATCCTTTTCATGCAAATATATCAagggaattttttatttaatttaaatttaataatagttttgttctatttattttaatcaatttatataattattattatttattttaaaattcaacaactttgatcttttttatatttttaaattaaaaaaattgatatattttaaaaatttcaaatttttaaagttaaaaattaatttttttaaaaattttatcgtaatttcatgaatattaatattttattatattatatggcacgttatataaaatatgatatatcaaacattttttagttaaaaaaaaataagaataagagGACAAAACtgtcgaattttaaaataaaatttttaatttcataaattgataaaaataattgattaaaactgcaattatatctttaatttatatatacatgtgATTGTAAATTCttttatactattaatcaattataattattaaattacaaaaattattgaattttaatcGTAATTATTCTCCTTGATTGTATATATAGTTGTCATTTGTGGCAAAGGTAAAATACGTAGATAGTTAAATAAGATTTATTAGACAAGGGAAAatttcataaacaaataaagttgtacttttattttaataaataaataaaatttacgattttgctatttatttttctctctttgcaactgttttaattaagatttatcCGCATCACttattagattaattttttaatttctaccaCCTCTTTTATAGCTCTTATTCTTTCTCATAAGTAGCTCGTCATCCCTCTACTCTATTCCTTTATGCTATGACAAATAATACCCGTCGTCATCTACAACCATAATCATCCATATGAACTACAAACTCAGGGTTAAAATGTCCTCTAACCACTGCCAAATTATTACGATActcaaaattgtaattaatattGAAATTGTTGTACATGGTAACGAGACACAATAATTAGTAAATAATATGACTTTTATCGTTATTTATTGGGTAATTTAGCTCATTATAAGCAAAATATATGACGCAAGTAATATAAATCTACTCTTATATTctctttgaaataaaatataaataaaaatagcgTTAGaaaagttaatgtatttaattaaaaattaaaatcagatATATCAACcctttaaatattatttttatttatagttcattttagattatttaaacggtctaatatttgaaatttaggCTGCCTTGAATCTAAACTAAACACATCCTATTCAAAAAAtagagatttttttaataaaagataagtttaattgtagttttaatatctttatttttactgattcacaaaattgattcttctattttaaaagtcgacattTTCGGTCATTCACTATaaatttcaaactaaaaaaatagtGATGTGACATGCTTTAAATAACGTAATATATGATACaataatgtaaaatgattaacatccatgaaatcaaaataaaaacattgtaaaaatttaactttttacttcgtaaattttttatatttttaatttaattaatgacatgtgAATAATTAATACGTCTAGATGATTTTGtatcatagaattgtatgtcacatcatttaaaatatgttaaattgttaattttaattaaaaaatatgagagagtaatcaaaaatattgatttttaaaataaaagaatcaattctataaattaataaaaataaaaggataaaaaaattacaacttaattttaaaaatactactAATGCCGAAGAGCCGTTTCATTCATATGGTTTATCAATGACCAAAAATAGTTTCCCAGTGCACTTTAATAAGTGGAAACTTTAGGGAAAAAGCATGCACGTCCATGATAAAGTTACTCCACAATTAATCTGCAAATTATTAACCAGATTAATAATTCAGCGTCATGTGCATGGCAATGAGACATAAAGGaagcatatattaaaagaatagATAAGGGATTAAAGTTCCCCGAATCTGAGCTTACTTTAGCGTGCAATGGTGCCCTTCATGAAATGGCCTCACAAATGTCCTCCACATCATAATTCCACTACAATTGTTGTAAAGGAAAAAGTATTATCGATTTGGATTTTATATTAACTCCTACTCTAACTTTTCAACTTGAATTGTGTGAATTACATGCTCAAGTGGTATTTTTCCTTGTTATGCTACTAGTGAACCCAATATTAAGAGATAAGAAAAGTGTATCAATTTAGTTGATCCTACAATCTTTCCAACAATTTTCAAGAGTTTGAAAAAGTGATCTGGAAGTGGTTTAGGATTCAAATCTTTACTACTAACATAATATACTAAGAACTGACATTtgtctatataaaaataacattttaaataataataaatttgttttcaaatataaaaatgtaattgaGAAAAAGAAAACTACGACAACAATCCCCTCCCAAATGGTACGTGTTCAAGTATCTCCAGCTAGTAAGTTCCAAAAGAGAATCTATCCGAACCTTTTTTTTATCTAGAATGAGTAAACCTCATCAACCTCACCATTTTTGTGAGACGTTTCGGATAAACAAGTACACTGGGGGGTACAGATCAATAGCAAGAGTGAGCACAACAGTGATGAAGGTACCACCAGTGTTCGACGGTGACCTTCCACCAATCCCAAACACAATAGTCATTTGTTGCACCAGGGGGGCATTGCAGCAGTAGTTGTTGTTATGTTACAGCAACAAGATCAATACAATAATGGAAGTCTTTTTCTCATCATATGAAGTCAACTTCATAGGTCAAATGAAGTCATACTATCTTATATAAAAATCATGTTTAATACTAGATCAACTAATAATTCATTCCTACAAGATAAGGCTGTGCTACAAGGCTAGCAGCTAGAGGCTTATTAAATTCCAAGACAAATTAGATTTGGTAATAAAAAAGTCAGTATACAAGCATATCACAATCATTCTTCTACAAGGCATCCCGAGCAGCTATTCAGCAAGTTATCGCATCTGCAAGTGATGATACACCAAGTTCCGAGGCAGATATCTTGTATTGCTGAAacataacaaattaattaattggatGTTCTAGTTGGCACAAAAAAGATGCCAAGTGATCTGGAACAGAGTCCACACAAACCTTTTGTATCTGGGATTGGTTTGCTCTCCCTTCCAGCTCTTCCACGCTAATCTCTTTGCCAATGACGAGTTTCTCTATGGCTTTTATCTAGTAGAGAGAGGGAGagagttataattttaattatgtgtGTGAGAGGAAAAATGGGTGCCATAATTAATTGTAGAGTCTTCTCACCTCATCAGGAGTAGCATCAAATCGAACAACAAGGATATAAGCTGTGTTTTCAGATACGCCACATCTCTTTAAAGATTCGGTTATCTAATtgcaaaaaattttaaaattagcaACTTTAATTGGAAATATCAACCACAGTAGCTTAAATAGCAATACATAATTACATGTTTGGACCCTGAGTAGTTGTAAACGAGCTCTGAATGTAGAGTGCGTGTGGTCAAAGAGTCCCGTGACTTGGCTTCAAGTGTCTTGTGTGCAGCTGCTAGAACAGGGAAAATATCTGGAATCTGGGGCAGTTGAGAACAAaggtaacattaaaaaaaagcaAAAGTGTTGTTAACTGTCATAGTTAAAAATACAAGTACCAGCATCACTGGAATCCTCTCATTACTAACATAAGAGGGTCATGTTATAAGAGAGAAAGAAACAACGTAAAATTAACAGATCCTCCTATAAAGGATTGTGGGTCATAATGTCCTactaattatttttgtattttgtgcTGCTCTCACAATTCACAGCACAACCTTCTCTTGTGAGTGattgagtgagtgagtgagtgaaaTCACATGATCTTGATCCTCTTGTAAATGGTGCTGGTCATGACATAAAACACAAATATAAGAAATTATACAAGTGAAGCATTGAGGAGTGCAACTTCTGGCTCCAATGTCCCAGCTTGCATACTTTCCAATAATTCCCTGCGAGGAgaataattacataaatatacTTCAGCTAAAAGCAGGATCCTAATCTTCTGACTCAGTTccaaattacaaataaatagaTAGTATTTTTAATTACTACTATAATGTATTCTGTATATCTTGCTTTTACATATTGGTGAGTATGACCATAAATAGAATTTTATGTGTAATTTCCACCACGGTTGAGAGCAATAAGCATACGAAATACGAATTATTATAAATGAACGGTCAAAACAGCACAACTAGCACCAAATGT
Protein-coding sequences here:
- the LOC101495265 gene encoding uncharacterized protein → MYCIHPSTKLLSFFFSSEKLVLFLQCWSLHVSSRKNAAKQRYTNRYTIRENVRSRFKAMINIHGTALYLALYTDVTNSKELLESMQAGTLEPEVALLNASLIPDIFPVLAAAHKTLEAKSRDSLTTRTLHSELVYNYSGSKHITESLKRCGVSENTAYILVVRFDATPDEIKAIEKLVIGKEISVEELEGRANQSQIQKQYKISASELGVSSLADAITC